The proteins below come from a single Kryptolebias marmoratus isolate JLee-2015 linkage group LG12, ASM164957v2, whole genome shotgun sequence genomic window:
- the LOC108229304 gene encoding cytochrome P450 2K4-like, whose translation MKETLDPEVCRCLVDAFLICKKHLEDSKIKNSHYHDNNLLYSIQGLFVAGTDTTATTLKWGLLYLTKFPHIQDRIQEKLSRVVGSCQVRIEDRKNLPYTDAVIHETQRFANIGPLALPHTTTKDVTLQGYFIKKGTTVLTVLTSVLYDENEWESPHSFNPSHFLDDEGKFIRRDAFMPFSAGTLLDLGISL comes from the exons atgaAAGAAACTTTGGACCCTGAGGTGTGCAGATGTCTTGTTGATGCATTTCTGATCTGTAAGAAACACCTGGAG GATTCTAAAATCAAGAATTCACACTACCATGATAACAACCTGCTGTACAGTATACAAGGTTTGTTTGTAGCTGGAACAGATACAACAGCAACAACTCTGAAGTGGGGTCTCCTTTACTTGACCAAGTTTCCTCATATTCAAG ACCGTATTCAAGAGAAGCTGAGCAGGGTGGTTGGAAGCTGTCAGGTTCGAATAGAGGACAGGAAGAACTTGCCGTACACTGATGCAGTTATCCATGAGACACAGAGATTTGCAAACATTGGGCCCCTTGCCCTTCCTCACACAACAACCAAAGACGTCACTTTACAGGGCTACTTCATCAAAAAG GGAACTACAGTGTTGACTGTCCTCACTTCTGTCCTGTATGATGAGAATGAATGGGAGAGCCCTCACAGTTTCAACCCTTCTCATTTCCTGGATGATGAGGGTAAATTCATCAGGAGAGATGCCTTCATGCCATTTTCTGCAGGTACTTTGCTGGATTTAGGTATTAGCCTATGA
- the LOC108228587 gene encoding cytochrome P450 2K1, translated as MELLKDFVFFLFSSPTTVVGGVFLLLVFYFVFVGSTSGDGRKEPPGPRPLPLLGNLLQLDLSRPYRTLCEFSKNYGSVFTVYFGPRKVVVLAGYETVKEALVSYAEEFGDRDISPIFNDITRGHGILFSNGDSWKEMRRFALYTLRDFGMGKRVVEEKILEECGHLIQMFENQKGKPFDTAHPLNYATSNIICSVVYGSRYEYNDPRFRNMVSRASENIRLSGSAQIQIYNMFPWLFRWIKNCQLMLKNVEMTIRDMKAIVTQLKETLDPQRCRGLVDCFLIQKQRDEDSGVKDTHFHEENLIFTATNLFAAGTETTATTLRWSLLLMAKYPHIQDQVREELLRVIGNRAARVEDRKNLPFTDAVIHETQRLANIVPMSIPHKTSQDVTFQGYFIKKDTIVIPLLTSVLHDEREWESPHTFNPSHFLDKEGKFIKRGAFLPFSAGRRVCLGESLAKMELFLFFTSLLQRFHFTPPPGVSEDELDLTPAIGFTIPPSPHKLCAVSHQ; from the exons ATGGAGCTTTtaaaggattttgttttcttcctcttttccagTCCTACCACAGTGGTCGGAGGTGTTTTCCTCCTcttggttttttattttgtctttgttggaTCCACCTCTGGAGACGGGAGGAAAGAACCTCCAGGACCCAGACCGCTGCCTCTGCTTGGCAACTTGCTGCAGCTTGATCTCAGCAGACCCTACAGAACTCTGTGTGAG TTTTCCAAGAACTATGgatctgtgtttacagtttattttggaCCAAGAAAGGTGGTGGTCCTTGCTGGGTACGAAACCGTCAAAGAGGCTCTGGTCAGCTACGCAGAGGAGTTTGGAGATCGCGACATCTCACCTATATTTAATGATATAACCAGAGGTCATG GAATTCTGTTTTCAAACGGAGACTCGTGGAAAGAGATGAGACGTTTTGCCCTCTACACCCTCAGAGACTTCGGGATGGGAAAAAGAGTTGTTGAGGAAAAAATCTTAGAGGAGTGTGGCCACTTGATTCAAATGTTTGAGAATCAGAAAG GTAAACCATTTGATACAGCTCATCCACTAAATTATGCAACATCCAACATCATTTGCTCTGTTGTGTATGGAAGTCGATATGAATATAATGACCCTCGATTCAGAAACATGGTGAGTCGAGCCAGTGAGAACATACGTTTATCAGGTTCGGCACAAATCCAG ATCTATAACATGTTTCCCTGGCTGTTCAGATGGATAAAAAACTGTCAgctgatgttaaaaaatgttgaaatgacCATCAGAGATATGAAGGCTATAGTTACGCAGCTGAAAGAGACGCTGGACCCTCAGAGATGCAGAGGCCTGGTGGACTGTTTTCTGATCCAGAAACAGAGAGATGAG GATTCAGGCGTTAAAGACACTCACTTCCATGAGGAGAACCTGATATTTACAGCGACCAACCTGTTTGCTGCTGGAACTGAAACCACAGCTACCACACTGAGATGGAGTTTGCTTCTAATGGCCAAATATCCTCATATTCAGG ACCAGGTACGGGAGGAGCTGCTCAGAGTGATCGGAAACCGTGCAGCTCGGGTAGAAGATCGTAAAAATCTTCCTTTCACTGATGCTGTGATCCATGAGACGCAGAGACTGGCGAACATCGTTCCCATGTCCATTCCACACAAAACCAGCCAAGATGTCACCTTCCAGGGATACTTTATCAAAAAG GACACGATTGTGATTCCTCTTCTGACGTCTGTCCTGCATGATGAGCGTGAATGGGAGAGCCCTCACACTTTCAACCCCTCCCATTTCTTGGATAAGGAGGGCAAATTCATCAAGAGAGGTGCCTTCTTGCCTTTTTCTGCAG GTCGAAGGGTGTGCCTCGGGGAGAGTTTAGCTAAGATGGagctcttcctcttcttcacctcgCTCCTTCAGCGTTTTCATTTCACCCCTCCGCCTGGAGTCTCAGAAGATGAACTGGATTTGACACCAGCTATTGGATTCACCATCCCTCCATCACCCCACAAGCTGTGTGCTGTCAGTCATCAGTGA
- the abca3b gene encoding ATP-binding cassette sub-family A member 3: protein MAIIRQFGLLVWKNYLQQKRQILVTLVEILLPLLFSSILIALRQRVDFKTFTNVTTYDSFNVESLSKLDPHNFQLGYVPANSTVVQQVADHVRKSLSLSSVRGFETEEQFENYVKNDTTSDNMLAAVVFEHPFTHHDEPLPLKVSYHLRFSFTPRNAPGKEKSELNPNNDFDWHTLSLFPLFQLPGPREQYDRDGGTPGYNREGFLAVQHAVDRAIMLAYNKTAANHLFGKTQVVLSRFPYPPFIYDVFILAIQNQLPLLLVLSFTYTSLNIARAVVQEKERKLKEYMRMMGLSNWLHWSAWFLMFFLFLSISVFFVTLLLCIKVSPNGAVLTRSDPTLVFVFLLVFTVATISFSFMISAFFSKANVAAAAGGFIYFFSYLPYLFLWPRYDLLTHAQKVSACLISNVGMAMGAQLIGMFEGKGTGIQWSNLFQSVTVDDDFSMGHVLCLLLFDSVLYGLVAWYMEAVFPGEYGVPLPSYFFLLPSYWCSTPRMALVNEKEEEEDAEKALKGEFIEEEPAGLVSGIKIKHLTKEFKVGNKTRHAVKDLTLNMFEGQITVVLGHNGAGKTTTLSMLTGLFPPTSGRAYINGYDICQDMALIRRSLGLCPQHDVLFDNLTVREHLLFYAQLKGYPKENIPDEVDRIIRILNLEDKRQARSKTLSGGMKRKLSIGIALIGDCKVVMLDEPTSGMDPSARRATWDLLQGEKRGRTILLTTHFMDEADLLGDRIAIMAGGELQCCGSPLFLKNKYGAGYHMVIVKDALCNVSEITRLVHMYVPNATLESSAGAELSYILPKESTGRFELLFAELEMNKEKLGIASYGASVTTMEEVFLRVGKLVDSSLDIQAIQLPALQYQHERRSHDWIMDDASSVSALTDVTDFTDSGTLISEDGSNIKLNTGVRLHLQQFYAMFLKRALYSWRNWKVMVAQFLVPLIFTVVALVVAQTLPDHQNAPLLELALRRYGPTRVPVAVQPGAGPLSSDLANVYASQLSAQLGELVNITDFMDYVLTQAEREGGSFNERCVVGAAFHGSSQFSEATAYFNNQGYHTIATALMMVDNALFKHLAGPNASIETSNYPMPQNPSEAARSQFIESRTGFAIAINLMYGMASLSSTFALLLVTESAIKSKHVQKVSGVYLSNFWLSALLWDLVNFMLPCLLMLVVFRAFGVGAFVENNHLVDVLLILLLYGWAVVPLMYLLSFLFSTAASAYTRLTIFNIISGTATFLAVTIMMIPELNLQDLSHLLDKVFLIFPNYCLGMSVSQFYQNYELIKFCTASPFSVIICQVWNITYQPNYFSMSEPGIGRFLVSLSVQGAVFNILLFVVELQCIRTLRRLVTSLARKRKQLPLIQDAALLPEDRDVAEERKRVLECQPVVESMVGSPLVLQELSKVYSSGQNILAVDKLSLAVGKGECFGLLGFNGAGKTTTFKMLTGDETVTSGDAYIDGYSILRDVKKVQQRIGYCPQFDAVLDHMTGRETLSMYARLRGIPEKYVSGCVENVLRSLLLEPHADKLVRSYSGGNKRKLSAGMALIGGPPVVFLDEPSTGMDPVARRLLWDAVTRTRESGKAVIITSHSMEECEALCTRLAVMVNGQFKCLGSPQHLKSKFGSGYTLLAKVHVEADLEDSDLLMFKDFIESTFPGSQLKDEHQGMVHYHLTDKTLTWAQVFGTLEAAKEKYRIEDYCVSQISLEQVFLSFAQFQHCSQT from the exons tgcgGGGCTTTGAGACGGAGGAACAGTTCGAGAACTACGTGAAAAATGACACCACGTCAGACAACATGCTAGCTGCTGTGGTGTTTGAGCACCCCTTCACTCATCATGATGAACCTCTGCCCCTGAAG GTGAGCTACCACCTTCGCTTCTCCTTCACGCCACGCAACGCTCCAGGCAAAGAGAAGTCCGAGCTGAATCCGAACAATGACTTCGACTGGCACACACTCAGCCTCTTTCCCCTGTTTCAGCTGCCGGGTCCGAGGGAGCAGTACGACAGGGATGGCGGCACACCAG gttataACCGAGAGGGGTTTCTGGCCGTCCAGCACGCAGTGGACCGAGCCATCATGCTCGCCTACAACAAAACTGCTGCTAATCATCTGTTTGGAAAGACCCAAGTGGTCCTGTCCCGGTTTCCTTACCCCCCTTTCATATATGATGTTTTCATCCTGGCCATTCAGAACCAGCTGCCTCTCCTCCTGGTCCTCAGCTTCACCTATACCTCCCTCAACATAGCGCGAGCTGTGGTGCAGGAGAAGGAACGCAAGCTCAAG GAGTACATGAGGATGATGGGCCTCAGTAACTGGCTCCATTGGAGCGCTTGGTTCCTGAtgttcttcctcttcctttccatttcagtattttttgtcACTCTGCTCCTCTGTATCAAG GTGAGCCCTAACGGAGCGGTGCTGACCCGCAGTGACCCCACGCTGGTCTTCGTCTTCCTGCTCGTCTTCACTGTGGCCACcatcagcttcagcttcatGATCAGTGCCTTCTTCTCCAAAG CCAACGTGGCGGCGGCAGCGGGCGGCTTCATCTACTTCTTCAGCTACCTGCCTTATTTGTTCCTGTGGCCTCGTTATGACTTGCTGACCCATGCTCAAAAGGTGTCAGCCTGCCTTATCTCCAATGTTGGCATGGCCATGGGAGCACAGCTTATAGGAATGTTTGAGGGCAAAG GTACAGGAATCCAGTGGTCTAACCTGTTTCAGTCTGTGACGGTGGATGATGATTTCTCCATGGGCCACGTTCTGTGCTTGCTGCTGTTTGACTCTGTGCTTTATGGGCTCGTGGCCTGGTACATGGAGGCGGTTTTTCCTGGGGAGTACGGAGTGCCTCTACCCTCTTACTTCTTTTTACTG CCTTCATATTGGTGCAGCACTCCTCGTATGGCTTTGGTAAatgagaaggaggaagaggaggatgcaGAAAAGGCTCTGAAAGGAGAGTTTATAGAGGAGGAGCCTGCTGGACTCGTCTCTGGAATTAAGATTAAACACCTCACAAAG gAGTTTAAAGTAGGCAACAAGACACGACATGCTGTGAAAGATCTGACGCTGAACATGTTTGAGGGACAAATCACAGTGGTGCTAGGACACAATGGTGCTGGAAAGACCACAACACTGTCCATGCTTACAG GTCTGTTTCCCCCCACAAGTGGGAGAGCCTACATCAACGGGTACGACATCTGTCAGGACATGGCTCTGATTCGACGCAGTCTGGGTCTCTGTCCACAACATGACGTACTCTTTGATAACCTCACAGTGAGAGAACACCTGCTCTTCTATGCACAG CTAAAAGGCTACCCCAAAGAAAATATCCCAGATGAGGTGGATCGAATCATCCGCATCCTGAACCTTGAAGACAAGCGACAGGCTCGCTCCAAGACCCTCTCCGGCGGCATGAAGAGAAAGCTTTCTATTGGTATTGCCCTCATTGGTGACTGTAAG GTTGTCATGTTAGATGAGCCCACATCAGGTATGGATCCATCAGCACGACGTGCCACCTGGGACCTGCTGCAGGGAGAAAAGCGAGGTCGCACCATCCTGCTCACCACTCACTTTATGGACGAGGCCGACTTGCTTGGCGATCGTATCGCCATCATGGCGGGAGGAGAGCTGCAGTGTTGCGGGTCGCCACTCTTCCTTAAGAACAAATATG GTGCTGGCTACCACATGGTGATAGTAAAGGACGCGCTTTGCAACGTGTCCGAGATCACCCGCCTTGTTCACATGTATGTTCCCAACGCCACACTGGAGAGCAGCGCTGGAGCCGAGCTCTCGTATATTCTGCCCAAAGAAAGCACGGGCAG ATTTGAGTTGCTGTTTGCTGAGCTGGAGATGAACAAAGAGAAGCTGGGCATTGCCAGCTATGGAGCCTCAGTGACCACCATGGAGGAGGTTTTCCTCAG AGTTGGAAAGCTGGTGGACTCTAGTTTAGACATTCAGGCTATCCAGCTGCCGGCCCTACAGTACCAGCATGAGAGGCGCTCTCATGACTGGATCATGGATGATGCCAGCAGCGTCAGCGCCCTGACCGATGTCACTGACTTCACAGACAGCGGCACGCTCATCTCAGAGGACGGCTCCAACATTAAGCTGAACACCGGA GTGAGACTACACCTGCAGCAGTTCTATGCTATGTTTCTGAAGAGGGCGCTGTACAGCTGGAGAAACTGGAAGGTGATGGTGGCTCAGTTCCTGGTCCCTTTGATCTTCACCGTCGTGGCCTTAGTCGTGGCACAAACCCTTCCCGATCACCAGAATGCTCCTCTGTTGGAGCTGGCCCTCAGGCGTTATGGTCCCACCAGGGTCCCCGTggctgtgcagcctggggcggGTCCCCTTTCTTCTGACCTCGCAAATGTTTACGCTTCCCAGCTCTCAGCCCAGCTTGGTGAACTCGTCAACATCACAG acTTCATGGATTACGTCCTGACCCAGGCAGAGAGGGAAGGCGGCAGCTTTAACGAGCGCTGTGTGGTGGGGGCTGCCTTCCACGGCAGTTCTCAGTTTTCCGAAGCTACAGCCTACTTCAACAATCAGGGCTACCACACAATCGCCACGGCCCTCATGATGGTGGACAATGCTCTGTTCAAACATTTAGCTGGGCCTAACGCTTCCATAGAGACAAGCAATTATCCCATGCCACAAAATCCGTCTGAGGCTGCTCGGAGCCAGTTCATAGA GAGTAGAACAGGTTTTGCCATCGCCATCAACCTGATGTACGGCATGGCCTCACTTTCCAGCACATTCGCCTTGCTGCTTGTCACTGAGTCCGCCATCAAGTCCAAGCACGTGCAGAAGGTCAGCGGCGTCTACCTTTCAAACTTCTGGCTTTCGGCCCTGCTGTGGGACCTGGTGAACTTCATGCTGCCCTGCCTCCTCATGCTG GTGGTATTCCGGGCGTTTGGAGTCGGTGCTTTTGTTGAGAATAACCACCTTGTCGATGTGCTCCTGATACTTCTGCTCTACGGGTGGGCTGTCGTGCCTCTGATGTACCTGCTCAGCTTCCTGTTCTCCACCGCTGCCTCCGCTTACACACGCCTTACCATCTTCAATATAATTTCTGGCACTGCCACCTTTCTGGCGGTCACCATCATGATGATCCCAG AACTGAACCTGCAGGACTTGTCCCACTTGCTGGATAAAGTGTTCCTGATCTTCCCAAACTACTGCCTGGGCATGTCTGTCAGCCAGTTCTATCAGAACTACGAACTCATCAAATTTTGCACAGCAAGCCCCTTTAGTGTAATCATCTGCCAAGTATGGA ACATCACCTACCAGCCAAACTACTTCTCAATGTCCGAGCCTGGTATTGGACGCTTTCTCGTGTCCCTCTCAGTGCAGGGCGCCGTCTTCAAtattctgctgtttgttgtcGAGCTGCAGTGCATCCGCACTCTGCGACGACTCGTCACGTCGCTGGCCAGAAAACGCAAACAG TTGCCTCTCATACAGGACGCAGCGCTCCTTCCGGAGGACAGAGATGTagctgaagagaggaagagggtTTTGGAGTGCCAGCCGGTTGTTGAGTCCATGGTTGGAAGCCCTCTCGTTCTGCAGGAGCTGAGCAAG GTGTACAGCAGCGGGCAGAATATTCTGGCTGTGGACAAGTTGTCTCTCGCTGTGGGGAAAGGGGAGTGTTTCGGCCTTTTAGGCTTCAATGGAGCAGGAAAAACCACAACGTTTAAGATGCTGACAGGTGATGAGACTGTCACGTCTGGTGATGCCTACATAGATGGATACAGCATCTTGAGGGACGTTAAGAAG GTACAGCAGCGTATAGGTTACTGTCCTCAGTTTGATGCTGTGCTGGACCACATGACAGGAAGAGAGACTCTGAGTATGTACGCCAGGCTCAGAGGTATACCAGAAAAGTATGTCTCTGGCTGTGTGGAGAACGTCCTGAGGTCGCTGCTGCTCGAGCCTCATGCTGATAAACTGGTTCGCAGCTACAG TGGTGGAAACAAGCGGAAGCTGAGTGCAGGTATGGCTCTGATTGGTGGGCCTCCTGTCGTCTTCCTGGATGAACCTTCGACTGGGATGGACCCTGTGGCCAGGAGGCTGCTGTGGGACGCCGTTACTCGGACCCGGGAGTCTGGGAAAGCCGTAATCATCACTTCTCACAG CATGGAGGAGTGTGAAGCCTTGTGCACCAGGCTGGCGGTGATGGTCAACGGGCAGTTCAAGTGCCTCGGGAGTCCCCAACACCTGAAGAGCAAGTTTGGTAGTGGCTACACCCTGCTGGCTAAAGTGCACGTGGAGGCAGATTTAGAGGACAGTGATCTGCTGATGTTTAAAGACTTCATTGAAAGCACCTTCCCAG GAAGCCAACTCAAGGATGAGCACCAGGGAATGGTTCACTATCATTTGACAGATAAAACACTAACCTGGGCACAG gTGTTTGGCACTTTGGAGGCGGCCAAGGAGAAATACCGCATCGAAGACTACTGCGTGAGCCAGATATCTCTGGAGCAAGTGTTCCTCAGCTTCGCTCAGTTCCAGCACTGTTCACAGACGTAG